In one Thermosipho ferrireducens genomic region, the following are encoded:
- a CDS encoding iron-sulfur cluster-binding protein — MKSLVTKIQTTENYIIMEVETEHILKIEPGQFVMINIKGFVFPKPFSPMDQKGKKMVFLIAVVGEMTSEMKKLKPGDHIEIRGPLGTPFIEKIDRNRQYILIGGDCGSAPLIHFKNIYPELVKKEIYGFVTPEIKQILTNDNLHIDKVEGMSPLKKVEKFINKDDAILICGSTNFIKAAKKKFKDYLIYGSLEERMGCGIGMCKGCPVKTKSGIKMICKDGPIFNLSEVELEW; from the coding sequence GTGAAAAGTTTAGTAACCAAAATTCAGACAACGGAAAATTATATAATCATGGAAGTTGAAACGGAACATATTTTAAAAATCGAACCGGGACAATTTGTAATGATAAATATCAAAGGTTTTGTGTTCCCTAAACCATTTTCACCTATGGATCAAAAAGGTAAAAAGATGGTATTTTTAATAGCAGTGGTTGGAGAAATGACATCTGAAATGAAAAAACTAAAACCAGGAGATCATATCGAGATTCGTGGACCTCTTGGAACACCTTTCATAGAAAAAATCGATAGAAATAGACAGTACATATTAATCGGTGGAGATTGCGGCTCAGCGCCGCTAATACATTTCAAAAATATATATCCAGAACTTGTAAAAAAAGAAATCTATGGATTTGTAACCCCTGAAATAAAACAAATACTGACAAATGACAATCTTCATATCGATAAAGTAGAAGGAATGTCTCCTCTTAAAAAGGTAGAAAAATTCATAAATAAAGACGATGCTATATTAATTTGCGGAAGTACGAATTTTATAAAAGCGGCCAAAAAGAAATTCAAAGATTATCTAATTTACGGTTCTCTTGAAGAAAGAATGGGATGTGGAATAGGTATGTGTAAAGGATGTCCGGTAAAAACTAAAAGTGGCATAAAAATGATTTGCAAAGATGGGCCCATTTTCAACCTGAGTGAGGTGGAATTAGAATGGTAA
- a CDS encoding dihydroorotate dehydrogenase encodes MVNILGFTFKNPVIIASGPGGNGKELSNYIDLNRLGGFTAKTVTLKERPGNPPPRIVNVKAGIINSIGLQNPGIDKFIKEDLPFLESLNTNIILSIGGDTKSEYLSLIERLNDSKAVFFELNLSCPNVSKHNTNLEHDSDAIYELVKEAKKISKKPIFIKLGSNLFLEKIVKRAIDAGVDGVSLINSSKGLKVDIKKKRLILKRGIGGFSGPAIKPIALAAIFNIKRKFKHLPIIGMGGIFDYKDALEFIMIGANLIAIGSGVMADPEIPIKIAHDLENYFKNDSYEKTIGCALEGFYDR; translated from the coding sequence ATGGTAAATATATTAGGATTTACGTTTAAAAATCCTGTTATTATCGCCTCAGGTCCAGGAGGGAACGGAAAAGAACTATCAAATTATATAGACTTGAACAGGTTAGGTGGTTTTACCGCAAAAACAGTCACATTAAAAGAAAGACCAGGAAATCCTCCTCCAAGAATTGTAAATGTGAAAGCCGGGATTATAAACTCAATAGGTCTTCAAAACCCTGGAATAGATAAATTCATAAAAGAAGACCTGCCATTTTTAGAATCGCTAAACACAAACATCATTCTGAGTATAGGTGGCGATACTAAGAGCGAATATCTATCGTTAATAGAAAGACTAAACGATTCAAAAGCTGTATTTTTTGAGCTGAACTTATCCTGTCCAAATGTTTCAAAACACAATACAAATCTGGAGCATGATAGTGATGCTATTTATGAACTTGTAAAAGAAGCAAAAAAGATTTCCAAAAAACCTATATTTATAAAGCTGGGAAGCAATCTGTTTCTTGAAAAAATTGTAAAAAGAGCAATAGATGCAGGCGTCGATGGTGTTTCATTAATAAATTCCTCGAAGGGGTTGAAAGTTGATATAAAGAAAAAAAGACTTATTTTAAAAAGGGGAATAGGAGGTTTCAGCGGTCCAGCTATTAAACCTATTGCACTGGCCGCTATTTTCAATATAAAAAGAAAATTCAAGCATCTTCCAATTATAGGAATGGGCGGAATATTTGATTACAAAGATGCACTTGAATTTATAATGATTGGAGCCAACCTGATAGCAATTGGTTCAGGAGTCATGGCTGACCCTGAAATACCTATAAAAATCGCACATGACCTTGAAAATTACTTTAAAAATGATAGTTATGAAAAAACAATTGGATGCGCATTGGAGGGATTCTATGATAGATAA
- a CDS encoding dihydroorotase, giving the protein MKMLIKNSKVISHSTNGYFNILIEDHLIRKITTNIPEADIVIDASNLITIPGIIDMHAHLREPGYEYKETLKTGLMAAVHGGVTTLGIMPNTNPSIDNLKIANNIKTRAQAYNLARPIIIPSLTKNRAGKELNNIKLLIKNGYKFFSDDGNPIYDAKIMFESLTILKKFNGIIINHCEDTRFKNTDLFESLMVARDVELSKYTGARVHIAHISTSNTIDLIKYAKSENINITCEVTFHHLLLTNREKDPLKKINPPLPDIQTQKKLIENLEHIDIIVSDHAPHSFEEKNLEYENAPNGISGLDVFFPALCSISKKYNIDLEKLIEKVTYQPAKIFNLNNIGDIKEGYYADIVLVDTNKTWDGKIFSKGKNLPYKQLHGKVILTIVNGEIKYDGRK; this is encoded by the coding sequence ATGAAGATGTTAATCAAAAATTCAAAAGTAATTTCGCACTCAACCAATGGTTATTTCAATATTCTTATAGAAGATCATCTAATAAGAAAAATAACAACCAATATTCCTGAAGCTGACATTGTTATAGATGCTTCAAATCTTATAACTATTCCTGGAATTATAGATATGCACGCTCATCTAAGGGAACCTGGCTACGAATACAAAGAAACGCTAAAAACAGGATTAATGGCAGCAGTCCACGGTGGAGTTACAACACTTGGAATTATGCCAAATACAAATCCATCAATTGATAATTTAAAAATTGCAAACAATATAAAAACCAGAGCACAGGCTTACAACCTCGCCAGACCAATTATCATACCATCCCTTACAAAAAATAGAGCAGGAAAAGAGTTGAACAACATCAAATTGTTAATAAAAAATGGTTATAAATTTTTTTCAGACGACGGAAATCCAATATACGACGCCAAAATAATGTTTGAATCATTAACTATTCTTAAAAAATTCAATGGGATAATAATTAATCACTGTGAAGATACCAGGTTTAAAAACACCGATTTGTTTGAATCTTTGATGGTGGCAAGAGATGTTGAACTTTCAAAATATACTGGAGCGCGAGTTCACATTGCACACATTTCCACATCGAATACCATTGATTTAATAAAATACGCAAAATCAGAAAATATAAACATAACATGTGAAGTAACATTTCATCACCTGCTGCTGACAAACCGGGAAAAAGATCCCCTTAAAAAAATTAATCCTCCCCTTCCCGATATACAAACCCAAAAAAAGCTAATTGAAAATCTTGAGCACATAGACATCATAGTAAGTGATCATGCTCCTCATTCTTTTGAAGAAAAAAATTTAGAATACGAAAATGCCCCAAATGGAATTTCCGGACTAGATGTCTTCTTTCCTGCACTCTGTAGTATTTCCAAAAAATACAATATAGACCTTGAAAAACTAATTGAAAAAGTCACCTATCAACCTGCAAAAATATTTAACTTAAACAATATAGGAGATATCAAAGAGGGGTACTATGCAGATATTGTACTGGTAGATACAAATAAAACATGGGATGGAAAAATATTTTCGAAAGGAAAAAATCTACCTTACAAACAATTGCATGGCAAAGTTATCTTAACAATAGTAAACGGGGAAATAAAATACGATGGGAGGAAATAG
- the pyrF gene encoding orotidine-5'-phosphate decarboxylase, which translates to MIDKYLKTRQKNNSILLVGLDSDFERITENVLDFNKKIISNTHDLICGYKINIAFYEKMGPKGLEILEETISYIRKYTELPVILDAKRGDIGNTAKAYAYYYFEHLAVDSITINPLMGIDTIEPYLEYENAHVFALALTSNTGARDFEIPDKLYLKITRKMNELNKVYKDKVGIVVGATNTEYISEIVKNSNNMLFLIPGIGAQGGNIKELFDSLNNYKNILINVSRAIIFDENPRQKTIEFNNIINKYYQSKE; encoded by the coding sequence ATGATAGATAAATATCTCAAAACAAGACAGAAGAATAATTCTATACTATTGGTTGGTCTTGATAGTGATTTTGAGAGAATAACAGAAAATGTCCTTGACTTTAACAAAAAGATTATTTCAAACACTCATGATCTCATCTGTGGCTATAAAATCAACATAGCATTTTACGAAAAAATGGGACCAAAAGGCCTGGAAATTCTGGAAGAAACAATAAGTTATATTAGAAAATACACAGAACTTCCAGTAATACTCGACGCCAAGCGAGGTGATATAGGAAATACAGCAAAAGCTTACGCTTATTATTATTTTGAACACCTTGCAGTAGATTCAATAACAATTAATCCTTTAATGGGAATAGATACTATAGAACCTTACCTGGAATATGAAAACGCTCATGTATTTGCACTGGCTCTCACATCAAACACAGGAGCCAGGGATTTTGAAATTCCAGATAAACTTTATTTAAAAATCACCCGAAAAATGAATGAACTGAACAAAGTCTACAAAGACAAAGTAGGTATAGTCGTTGGTGCTACAAATACCGAATATATTTCAGAAATTGTAAAAAATTCTAACAATATGCTCTTTTTAATTCCTGGAATAGGTGCACAGGGCGGCAATATAAAAGAACTATTTGATAGCCTGAATAACTACAAAAATATCCTTATAAACGTTTCAAGAGCAATTATTTTTGATGAAAATCCAAGACAAAAAACAATCGAATTCAACAATATTATCAATAAATATTATCAATCAAAGGAGTGA
- the pyrE gene encoding orotate phosphoribosyltransferase, producing MDVLEILKKTNAVLKGHFLLSSGLHSNTYIQCAQALKYPEYAEAFGKRLAELFPEKPDYVISPALGGIIIGYEVARSFNVPFIFTERNENGKMELRRNFQIEEGKKVIIVEDVITTGKSTKEVINAIKKYSPKIISIGCIVNRSKENHIENLSIKSLIKINVETYEPTDCPLCKKGLDIVKPGSRK from the coding sequence ATGGATGTATTAGAAATTCTGAAAAAAACCAACGCTGTATTAAAAGGGCACTTCCTATTATCATCTGGCTTACACTCAAATACATACATTCAATGTGCGCAGGCGTTAAAATACCCAGAATATGCAGAAGCCTTTGGAAAACGCTTAGCAGAATTGTTTCCCGAAAAGCCAGACTATGTAATTTCTCCTGCCTTAGGGGGAATAATAATTGGATACGAGGTAGCAAGAAGTTTTAATGTTCCTTTTATCTTTACAGAACGAAATGAAAATGGAAAAATGGAATTGCGGCGAAACTTTCAAATAGAAGAAGGAAAAAAGGTTATAATAGTTGAAGATGTCATTACAACTGGAAAATCCACAAAGGAAGTAATAAACGCTATAAAAAAATACAGCCCGAAGATAATAAGTATAGGATGTATAGTAAATAGAAGTAAAGAAAACCACATAGAAAATTTGAGCATAAAATCACTGATTAAAATAAACGTAGAAACGTATGAACCAACCGACTGTCCATTATGTAAAAAAGGCCTTGACATTGTGAAACCTGGAAGCAGGAAATAA
- a CDS encoding bifunctional aspartate carbamoyltransferase catalytic subunit/aspartate carbamoyltransferase regulatory subunit, with product MENLAEKDSFLSRSLTVISDLSVDEQLFLYHQTRRLKQKWKNKEDLSEFMIKKNVGIYIVFIEPSTRTKESFINASKFHRNARVTIFDSTHSSFNKKESYVDTFNMLTGYNDYSIFVVRSKLEGTCKLLKESVSQFAHRNGLPAPSFINAGDGKHEHPTQELLDEYTFLEQNNFDNSFIHIALIGDLLHGRTVHSKVNGLKIFKNVKVDLIAPPEIAMPTHYVEKMKKNGFEVRIFSSISEYLKQNDVSKIWYFTRLQLERMGEDILEKEFILRKAVTFQKDFLPLLPPETKFYHPLPRHKIHPTIPHFLDSLSLNGWEKQAINGYWTRIILLSMFGGALKYKSTNSRENIPGKEEDFIIKAPILNGTKGVQKDGKRGIKPIENGTVIDHIAKGKNVEEIYSTIVKIRKILKLYYVDSTDGIFRSENGDLKGYISLPDKYLTKKEIKKLSAISPNTTVNIIKDSRVVEKYRITLPPRIYGFAELKCKNENCITNPVHGENVQGSFVKDENGFLVCEYCETPHTFEEIWNI from the coding sequence TTGGAAAATCTGGCTGAAAAAGACAGTTTTCTAAGCAGGTCTCTCACAGTAATAAGTGATTTAAGCGTGGATGAACAACTGTTTCTCTATCATCAAACAAGAAGGCTAAAGCAAAAGTGGAAGAACAAAGAAGATCTATCCGAATTTATGATAAAAAAGAACGTAGGAATTTACATTGTCTTCATAGAACCAAGCACAAGAACAAAAGAATCATTCATAAATGCCTCCAAATTTCACAGAAATGCCCGCGTTACAATATTCGATTCCACTCACTCCTCCTTCAACAAAAAAGAAAGCTATGTAGACACATTCAATATGCTCACAGGTTACAATGATTATTCTATTTTCGTAGTACGGTCAAAACTCGAAGGTACATGTAAATTACTTAAAGAATCTGTTTCTCAATTTGCTCATAGAAATGGCCTTCCTGCTCCTTCATTTATAAACGCGGGAGATGGAAAACATGAACATCCTACCCAGGAATTGCTCGATGAATATACTTTCTTAGAACAAAACAATTTTGATAATAGCTTTATTCATATAGCCCTTATTGGTGACCTACTTCATGGAAGAACTGTACATTCAAAGGTTAATGGACTGAAAATTTTTAAAAACGTAAAAGTAGATTTAATTGCCCCTCCAGAAATTGCTATGCCCACCCATTATGTTGAGAAAATGAAAAAAAATGGCTTTGAAGTTAGAATTTTCTCATCTATTTCTGAGTATTTAAAGCAAAATGACGTTTCAAAGATCTGGTATTTTACAAGGCTTCAATTAGAGCGGATGGGAGAGGATATTTTAGAAAAGGAGTTTATTTTAAGAAAGGCCGTTACCTTCCAGAAAGATTTCCTTCCTCTCCTCCCACCAGAAACGAAATTCTATCACCCTCTTCCCAGACACAAAATACACCCAACCATTCCGCATTTTCTTGATTCTCTTTCTTTAAATGGCTGGGAAAAACAGGCAATAAATGGGTATTGGACAAGAATAATACTTCTTTCAATGTTCGGTGGAGCTTTAAAATATAAAAGTACAAACTCCAGAGAAAATATTCCAGGTAAAGAGGAGGACTTTATAATAAAAGCTCCGATACTTAACGGAACAAAGGGTGTTCAAAAAGATGGCAAAAGAGGAATTAAACCCATTGAAAATGGAACAGTCATTGACCATATTGCAAAAGGCAAAAATGTAGAAGAAATCTATTCCACCATAGTAAAAATAAGAAAAATACTAAAACTTTATTATGTGGACAGCACCGATGGGATATTCCGCTCAGAAAACGGAGACTTAAAAGGCTATATTAGCCTTCCAGATAAATACCTCACAAAAAAGGAAATTAAGAAACTCTCTGCTATCTCACCGAACACAACTGTGAATATCATTAAAGATTCACGTGTTGTGGAAAAATACAGAATAACACTTCCTCCAAGAATTTACGGATTTGCAGAACTGAAATGTAAGAATGAAAATTGTATTACAAATCCTGTACATGGTGAAAATGTACAGGGTTCATTTGTGAAGGATGAAAATGGATTCCTCGTATGTGAATATTGCGAAACTCCGCATACGTTTGAAGAAATATGGAATATTTAG